From Pelmatolapia mariae isolate MD_Pm_ZW linkage group LG1, Pm_UMD_F_2, whole genome shotgun sequence, one genomic window encodes:
- the LOC134633645 gene encoding cellular retinoic acid-binding protein 1 — MQNFTGTWKMKSSENFDELLKALGVNAMLRKVAVAAASKPHVEIRQNGEHFYIKTSTTVRTTEINFCIGEEFNEETVDGRKCKSLATWETENKIYCKQTLLSGNGPKTFWSRELKGDELILIFGADDVICTRIYVRA; from the exons ATGCAGAATTTCACAGGCACCTGGAAAATGAAAAGCAGCGAGAACTTCGACGAGCTTCTCAAAGCTTTGG GTGTAAACGCCATGCTGAGGAAGGTTGCCGTGGCAGCCGCATCCAAGCCCCATGTGGAGATAAGACAGAACGGAGAGCACTTCTACATCAAGACTTCAACCACAGTGCGCACCACGGAGATCAACTTCTGTATTGGCGAGGAGTTTAATGAGGAAACAGTGGATGGCAGAAAGTGTAAG AGTTTGGCCACTTGGGAAACGGAAAACAAGATTTACTGCAAACAGACTCTTCTGAGCGGGAACGGCCCGAAGACCTTCTGGAGCCGAGAACTCAAAGGGGATGAACTCATATTG ATCTTTGGAGCCGATGATGTGATCTGCACACGGATCTACGTACGTGCATAG